One window of Nymphaea colorata isolate Beijing-Zhang1983 chromosome 1, ASM883128v2, whole genome shotgun sequence genomic DNA carries:
- the LOC116246447 gene encoding flagellar radial spoke protein 5-like isoform X2 — protein sequence MAATLGGSRFLLQSPFGTRKDGVWRPINVANPCRCEAVGNEGAQATASERRTTVKSRDDSLVICRIVNGMWQTSGGWGRIDRNAAVDAMLRYADAGLTTFDMADIYGPAEDLYGTFLNRVRRERPPELLNEIKGLTKWVPRPVKMTSSFVRDSINVSRKRMDVACLDMIQFHWWDYSNPGYLDALKHLTDLKEEGKIKTIALTNFDTERLQIILENGIPVVSNQVQHSVVDMRPQQRMAELCQLTGVKLITYGTVMGGLLSEKFLNTNMLFPLAAPPLNTPSLQKYKMMVDAWGGWNLFQDLLQTLKKVASKHRVTVPAVAVRYILDQPSVAGSMIGVRLGLSQHIEDSLAIFSLELDEEDNGNINSVSRKGRDLLKVIGDCGDEYRRA from the exons ATGGCGGCAACCCTCGGTGGCAGCCGTTTTCTTCTCCAATCACCCTTCGGAACCAGAAAAGACGGAGTTTGGAGACCCATCAACGTTGCCAATCCGTGCCGATGCGAGGCAGTCGGCAATGAGGGAGCCCAGGCGACGGCGAGCGAGAGGCGAACAACCGTGAAGAGTCGCGACGACTCGCTGGTGATATGCAGGATCGTCAATGGAATGTGGCAGACGAGTGGAGGGTGGGGGAGGATCGATAGGAACGCGGCCGTCGATGCCATGCTCCGCTACGCAGATGCGGGGTTGACCACCTTCGACATGGCTGACATTT ATGGGCCAGCAGAGGATTTATACGGCACTTTCCTTAACAGGGTGCGGCGGGAGCGGCCACCGGAGTTGCTAAACGAGATCAAAGG CCTTACCAAGTGGGTACCTCGTCCAGTTAAAATGACAAGCAGCTTTGTACGAGATAGTATTAATGTTTCTCGAAAGAGAATGGATGTTGCTTGTCTTGACATGATTCAATTTCACTG GTGGGACTACTCAAATCCTGGATACCTTGATGCACTGAAGCATCTGACAGATCTTAAAGAAGAAG GGAAGATTAAGACCAttgcattgacaaactttgaTACAGAAAGGTTGCAGATAATACTTGAAAATGGGATCCCCGTTGTCAGCAACCAG GTACAACATTCAGTTGTTGATATGCGCCCTCAACAGAGAATGGCAGAGTTGTGTCAGCTTACTGGTGTTAAACTTATaac gTATGGGACTGTTATGGGTGGCCTCTTGTCTGAGAAGTTTCTTAACACAAACATGCTATTTCCTTTAGCAGCTCCACCATTAAACACGCCCTCCCTCCAGAAATATAAAAtg ATGGTAGATGCATGGGGAGGGTGGAACCTTTTCCAAGATCTGCTTCAGACACTGAAGAAAGTAGCCTCAAAGCACAGGGTTACGGTACCTGCAGTTGCCGTTAGATATATACTGGACCAG CCCTCAGTTGCAGGGTCTATGATAGGGGTTAGACTGGGCTTATCTCAACATATAGAAGACTCTCTTGCCATATTTTCTCTAGAACTGGATGAAGAAGACAATGGCAACATCAATTCGGTGTCAAGGAAAGGAAGGGATCTACTCAAAGTTATTGGCGATTGCGGAGATGAGTACAGACGGGCATAG
- the LOC116246447 gene encoding flagellar radial spoke protein 5-like isoform X3, whose product MAATLGGSRFLLQSPFGTRKDGVWRPINVANPCRCEAVGNEGAQATASERRTTVKSRDDSLVICRIVNGMWQTSGGWGRIDRNAAVDAMLRYADAGLTTFDMADIYGPAEDLYGTFLNRVRRERPPELLNEIKGWDYSNPGYLDALKHLTDLKEEGKIKTIALTNFDTERLQIILENGIPVVSNQVQHSVVDMRPQQRMAELCQLTGVKLITSLFLSLMYGTVMGGLLSEKFLNTNMLFPLAAPPLNTPSLQKYKMMVDAWGGWNLFQDLLQTLKKVASKHRVTVPAVAVRYILDQPSVAGSMIGVRLGLSQHIEDSLAIFSLELDEEDNGNINSVSRKGRDLLKVIGDCGDEYRRA is encoded by the exons ATGGCGGCAACCCTCGGTGGCAGCCGTTTTCTTCTCCAATCACCCTTCGGAACCAGAAAAGACGGAGTTTGGAGACCCATCAACGTTGCCAATCCGTGCCGATGCGAGGCAGTCGGCAATGAGGGAGCCCAGGCGACGGCGAGCGAGAGGCGAACAACCGTGAAGAGTCGCGACGACTCGCTGGTGATATGCAGGATCGTCAATGGAATGTGGCAGACGAGTGGAGGGTGGGGGAGGATCGATAGGAACGCGGCCGTCGATGCCATGCTCCGCTACGCAGATGCGGGGTTGACCACCTTCGACATGGCTGACATTT ATGGGCCAGCAGAGGATTTATACGGCACTTTCCTTAACAGGGTGCGGCGGGAGCGGCCACCGGAGTTGCTAAACGAGATCAAAGG GTGGGACTACTCAAATCCTGGATACCTTGATGCACTGAAGCATCTGACAGATCTTAAAGAAGAAG GGAAGATTAAGACCAttgcattgacaaactttgaTACAGAAAGGTTGCAGATAATACTTGAAAATGGGATCCCCGTTGTCAGCAACCAG GTACAACATTCAGTTGTTGATATGCGCCCTCAACAGAGAATGGCAGAGTTGTGTCAGCTTACTGGTGTTAAACTTATaacgtctctctttctctctctcat gTATGGGACTGTTATGGGTGGCCTCTTGTCTGAGAAGTTTCTTAACACAAACATGCTATTTCCTTTAGCAGCTCCACCATTAAACACGCCCTCCCTCCAGAAATATAAAAtg ATGGTAGATGCATGGGGAGGGTGGAACCTTTTCCAAGATCTGCTTCAGACACTGAAGAAAGTAGCCTCAAAGCACAGGGTTACGGTACCTGCAGTTGCCGTTAGATATATACTGGACCAG CCCTCAGTTGCAGGGTCTATGATAGGGGTTAGACTGGGCTTATCTCAACATATAGAAGACTCTCTTGCCATATTTTCTCTAGAACTGGATGAAGAAGACAATGGCAACATCAATTCGGTGTCAAGGAAAGGAAGGGATCTACTCAAAGTTATTGGCGATTGCGGAGATGAGTACAGACGGGCATAG
- the LOC116246447 gene encoding flagellar radial spoke protein 5-like isoform X1, whose product MAATLGGSRFLLQSPFGTRKDGVWRPINVANPCRCEAVGNEGAQATASERRTTVKSRDDSLVICRIVNGMWQTSGGWGRIDRNAAVDAMLRYADAGLTTFDMADIYGPAEDLYGTFLNRVRRERPPELLNEIKGLTKWVPRPVKMTSSFVRDSINVSRKRMDVACLDMIQFHWWDYSNPGYLDALKHLTDLKEEGKIKTIALTNFDTERLQIILENGIPVVSNQVQHSVVDMRPQQRMAELCQLTGVKLITSLFLSLMYGTVMGGLLSEKFLNTNMLFPLAAPPLNTPSLQKYKMMVDAWGGWNLFQDLLQTLKKVASKHRVTVPAVAVRYILDQPSVAGSMIGVRLGLSQHIEDSLAIFSLELDEEDNGNINSVSRKGRDLLKVIGDCGDEYRRA is encoded by the exons ATGGCGGCAACCCTCGGTGGCAGCCGTTTTCTTCTCCAATCACCCTTCGGAACCAGAAAAGACGGAGTTTGGAGACCCATCAACGTTGCCAATCCGTGCCGATGCGAGGCAGTCGGCAATGAGGGAGCCCAGGCGACGGCGAGCGAGAGGCGAACAACCGTGAAGAGTCGCGACGACTCGCTGGTGATATGCAGGATCGTCAATGGAATGTGGCAGACGAGTGGAGGGTGGGGGAGGATCGATAGGAACGCGGCCGTCGATGCCATGCTCCGCTACGCAGATGCGGGGTTGACCACCTTCGACATGGCTGACATTT ATGGGCCAGCAGAGGATTTATACGGCACTTTCCTTAACAGGGTGCGGCGGGAGCGGCCACCGGAGTTGCTAAACGAGATCAAAGG CCTTACCAAGTGGGTACCTCGTCCAGTTAAAATGACAAGCAGCTTTGTACGAGATAGTATTAATGTTTCTCGAAAGAGAATGGATGTTGCTTGTCTTGACATGATTCAATTTCACTG GTGGGACTACTCAAATCCTGGATACCTTGATGCACTGAAGCATCTGACAGATCTTAAAGAAGAAG GGAAGATTAAGACCAttgcattgacaaactttgaTACAGAAAGGTTGCAGATAATACTTGAAAATGGGATCCCCGTTGTCAGCAACCAG GTACAACATTCAGTTGTTGATATGCGCCCTCAACAGAGAATGGCAGAGTTGTGTCAGCTTACTGGTGTTAAACTTATaacgtctctctttctctctctcat gTATGGGACTGTTATGGGTGGCCTCTTGTCTGAGAAGTTTCTTAACACAAACATGCTATTTCCTTTAGCAGCTCCACCATTAAACACGCCCTCCCTCCAGAAATATAAAAtg ATGGTAGATGCATGGGGAGGGTGGAACCTTTTCCAAGATCTGCTTCAGACACTGAAGAAAGTAGCCTCAAAGCACAGGGTTACGGTACCTGCAGTTGCCGTTAGATATATACTGGACCAG CCCTCAGTTGCAGGGTCTATGATAGGGGTTAGACTGGGCTTATCTCAACATATAGAAGACTCTCTTGCCATATTTTCTCTAGAACTGGATGAAGAAGACAATGGCAACATCAATTCGGTGTCAAGGAAAGGAAGGGATCTACTCAAAGTTATTGGCGATTGCGGAGATGAGTACAGACGGGCATAG
- the LOC116246447 gene encoding flagellar radial spoke protein 5-like isoform X4 codes for MAATLGGSRFLLQSPFGTRKDGVWRPINVANPCRCEAVGNEGAQATASERRTTVKSRDDSLVICRIVNGMWQTSGGWGRIDRNAAVDAMLRYADAGLTTFDMADIYGPAEDLYGTFLNRVRRERPPELLNEIKGLTKWVPRPVKMTSSFVRDSINVSRKRMDVACLDMIQFHWWDYSNPGYLDALKHLTDLKEEGKIKTIALTNFDTERLQIILENGIPVVSNQVQHSVVDMRPQQRMAELCQLTGVKLITSLFLSLMYGTVMGGLLSEKFLNTNMLFPLAAPPLNTPSLQKYKMMVDAWGGWNLFQDLLQTLKKVASKHRVTVPAVAVRYILDQLQGL; via the exons ATGGCGGCAACCCTCGGTGGCAGCCGTTTTCTTCTCCAATCACCCTTCGGAACCAGAAAAGACGGAGTTTGGAGACCCATCAACGTTGCCAATCCGTGCCGATGCGAGGCAGTCGGCAATGAGGGAGCCCAGGCGACGGCGAGCGAGAGGCGAACAACCGTGAAGAGTCGCGACGACTCGCTGGTGATATGCAGGATCGTCAATGGAATGTGGCAGACGAGTGGAGGGTGGGGGAGGATCGATAGGAACGCGGCCGTCGATGCCATGCTCCGCTACGCAGATGCGGGGTTGACCACCTTCGACATGGCTGACATTT ATGGGCCAGCAGAGGATTTATACGGCACTTTCCTTAACAGGGTGCGGCGGGAGCGGCCACCGGAGTTGCTAAACGAGATCAAAGG CCTTACCAAGTGGGTACCTCGTCCAGTTAAAATGACAAGCAGCTTTGTACGAGATAGTATTAATGTTTCTCGAAAGAGAATGGATGTTGCTTGTCTTGACATGATTCAATTTCACTG GTGGGACTACTCAAATCCTGGATACCTTGATGCACTGAAGCATCTGACAGATCTTAAAGAAGAAG GGAAGATTAAGACCAttgcattgacaaactttgaTACAGAAAGGTTGCAGATAATACTTGAAAATGGGATCCCCGTTGTCAGCAACCAG GTACAACATTCAGTTGTTGATATGCGCCCTCAACAGAGAATGGCAGAGTTGTGTCAGCTTACTGGTGTTAAACTTATaacgtctctctttctctctctcat gTATGGGACTGTTATGGGTGGCCTCTTGTCTGAGAAGTTTCTTAACACAAACATGCTATTTCCTTTAGCAGCTCCACCATTAAACACGCCCTCCCTCCAGAAATATAAAAtg ATGGTAGATGCATGGGGAGGGTGGAACCTTTTCCAAGATCTGCTTCAGACACTGAAGAAAGTAGCCTCAAAGCACAGGGTTACGGTACCTGCAGTTGCCGTTAGATATATACTGGACCAG TTGCAGGGTCTATGA